A segment of the Aridibaculum aurantiacum genome:
ACGACAGATATCGCTAATGTTGTTATCAAAGACTCTATCCCAATGAACACCAGCTTCATTTCAGCATCAGACGGTGGTACACAAGTAGGTAATTTCGTGGTATGGAACCTGGCTACTCTTCCAGCAGGTCAAACAAAAACACTTACCATGACACTTGCTGTAAGCCTGCCTGAAGCATCTGTTACTCGTTTCTTTGATGATCATGAATCAGGTGGAGCAAACTGGACTACAGATCCTCGTCCTGACACATGGCAGCGTCGCAATCTTCCTTCTCAGTCTTACAGTGGCAACTTCCATTGGTATGCACGCGAAGTAGAAGATCCAACACACAATGTTTGGTTGCAAATGGTACCACAGGTTACTATTCCTGCTGGCGGTGCTAAACTATCGTTCTACCACAAATACAATACTGAGCGCAACTACGATGGCGGTATAGTAGAAGTATCGGTGAATAATGGTCCATGGACTTACCTTCCTCCAAACAAGTTTGAGAAGAACGGTTACAATTCTGTTATCCAGCCGGCAGACAATCCGAACATTGGCACTGCAGCTACATCTGCTTTCTCAGGTGCTACTGCAGGGTATATCAATTCTGTAGCTGACCTGAGCGATTATGCAGGACAGCAGATAAGGGTTCGTTTCCGCTATACATGCGATGTAGCAAGCCTTGCTTCAGGAACTGACCCAGGCTGGTATATGGATGATGTATACATCATCAGCAACCTGACCACAATCACTAATAAAGTAACCTTGGACGTAGCAAGTGGTAGTGCACAAATATTTGACTCTACCGGCAATACACCAGAGGCAAGCTTCACTACAATAGTTATCGAAAATGCTACTCTGCCTACTGCTATCTCTTCATTGAGTGCAGCAGCACAGCGCAATCACATCAGGCTTAGCTGGAAGACCTTCACCGAAGTGAAGAACAATGGTTTTGAAATAGAAAGAAAAGCTGAGAACGAAACCGACTTCCGCCCTATTGGATTTGTAAAAGGTGCAGGCAACAGCACACAAGAAAAAGGATACATCTTCAATGATGCTGATGTACGTGCAGGTATATTCTACCATTACAGGCTGAAGCAGAAAGATGTGGATGGAAACTTCACTTATACCAATGTGGCAGTTGCAAAACTGGGCACTAAAGAAAGTGGAATCGTTTTCGACATCATGCCTAATCCTGCAACCAGTGTAGCCAACCTGGTGGTTAGCACGCCTGGCAGAAACACCGGCCTTATCCGCCTGTACGATGCCATGGGTAAACCAATTACAACTTTCAATGCCTCATCTGCAATGAGCAGTGTACAGCGTTACGAAGTAAATGTAAGTACACTTCCTGCAGGTACATATTGGGTTGAGCTAATTGTAGACGATGTAAAAATGACCAAACGCCTGGTGGTAAACAGGTAAACCAGATCTCACTATTCTCTGAAATACAAGAGGCTGCTCCAAATGGGCAGCCTCTTTAGTTAAATGAGGTTTTTGTTAACCGGCACCTATTCCTTCTTCAGCCCCGGTTGCGTCGCACACTTGTACATTTAGGTGTACATCATCAATCCTGGCTTCAGATGGTATCCAACTTCTTTACATACACATTATGAGGAAGAGACAGGGCACTAGATACCTTTCATAGCTAAATAGCGCTCGGCATCTAAAGCAGCCATACATCCACTGCCTGCAGCAGTTACAGCCTGGCGATAAATCTTATCCTGCACATCACCTGCAGCAAATACACCTTCTATAATGGTTTTACTGGTGCCTGGAGTTGTCAGCAGGTAACCGGCATCATCCATTTCGAGCCAGCCTTTAAAGATGTCGCTGTTAGGTTTGTGACCAATAGCTACAAAAAATGCACTCACCGGAATGTCGGCAGTTGTATTGGTTTCATGGTTCATGATGCGAACAGCTTCTACCTTCTTTTCACCCAGCACCTCCTGCGTAGAAGTGTTCCAGTAAACCTTGATATTCTCAGTTTTAAAAACGCGATCCTGCATGATCTTAGAGGCACGCATCTGGTCGCGGCGCACCAGCATATGTACAGTGCTGCAGAGCTTAGAAAGATATAAGGCTTCTTCGGCAGCAGTGTCACCAGCACCTACTATTGCTACTTCTTTTCCTTTAAAAAAGAAACCATCACATACAGCACAAGCACTTACGCCATAACCATTCAGTCGTTGCTCACTTTCCAGTCCCAGCCATTTAGCCGATGCACCTGTGCTTATAATAACTGAGTCGGCTGTAATCAACTTTTCTTCATCAATCCATACCTTGAACGGCGGCTCCATGAAGTCAACCTTTGTAGCCATTCCATAACGAATGTCCGCTCCCATACGTGCTGCCTGTTTTTCAAAATCGATCATCATTTCAGGACCCTGGACGCCTTCAGGATAACCCGGGTAGTTTTCTACT
Coding sequences within it:
- the trxB gene encoding thioredoxin-disulfide reductase, which encodes MENNTEHVHCLIIGSGPAGYTAAIYAARANLKPVLYQGIQPGGQLTITTEVENYPGYPEGVQGPEMMIDFEKQAARMGADIRYGMATKVDFMEPPFKVWIDEEKLITADSVIISTGASAKWLGLESEQRLNGYGVSACAVCDGFFFKGKEVAIVGAGDTAAEEALYLSKLCSTVHMLVRRDQMRASKIMQDRVFKTENIKVYWNTSTQEVLGEKKVEAVRIMNHETNTTADIPVSAFFVAIGHKPNSDIFKGWLEMDDAGYLLTTPGTSKTIIEGVFAAGDVQDKIYRQAVTAAGSGCMAALDAERYLAMKGI